One Hydrogenimonas thermophila genomic window, AAGTGCTTCATTTAAATCAAATGTCTCTTTCATGTGTCTTTCCTTTAGAATATGTTATTCTATCGGATTGACACAAAATTTCTAACACTCCCTAAATCATAGAAAAAATGAGATTCAATCAGGTAATGTTACTTTGATTGATGGAGATGAAGTTTTTAGAAAAATATCTCAAAGATTAAACTCATAAATGACATTTTCATTTCATCCAGAAGCTGAACTTGAATTTAATATTGCTGTTTATTATTATGACTAAAGATCAACCATAAAGCCATCTATAAAAATGAATATTTTCAATAATCTCATCTAAACTGTTCTTTTCCATTCTCTTTTCAATCCAATCTTTAAAATCTTTTGGAAAATTTTTTCTCAAAGGCTCAAGCAACTCCTCTTTTTTTGCTTCATCTATGTAACCGTTTTCAAAAAGTTTATTAACATGACCTAAAATAGTTTGAATTCTTAACTCCCTTATGACGGCAATATCTTCAATACCTCTTTTTTCATCTATAAGCTTTAAAGTCTGCATATAAGTAGCACTTAACTCTTTTGGCATACTGCTTTTAATCTCTTTGCTAAGCTCTAAAAACTCTTTTCCATATTTTTCAAACTTTACAGCCCCAACACCTGAAATTTTTAAAAACTCATCTTCTATTTGAGGTAATTTTTTTGATATTTCAAGTAGAGTTTTATCACTAAAGATTATGTAGGCTGGAACACCATCAACTTTTGCCAAAAGATTTCTAAGCTCTCTAAATTTTTCAAAATTCTCATCTTTTGTCTCGCTGCTATCATACCCTTCAAAACTCTTTTTCTCTTCAAAATCATCTTTTAATATTGTTACGCTTAACTCTTTTTTTAAGATCTGTTTGCCTATATTTGTAATTTTCAATACTTTAAACTCATCTTGAACTATTGCCTCTATGTCTAAAAGCTTATCGAAAACAACACCCCACTGCTTCTTTGACAGATCTGCACCAATTCCATAAACAGAAAGTTTATTATGACCAAGCTCTAAAATCTTTTTTCTATTTGATCCTCTCAAAACATCTACAATATAGGTAAAACCAAACTTTTCACCAGCTCTTAATATTGCAGATAAAAATTTCTGCGACTCTATGGTTATGTCTATTAACTCTCTATCTTCATCTATACAGTTATCGCATCTGCTTTCACAAGTCTCTACTTCATCTCCAAAATATTCAGCTATCATCTTGTGCCTACACTTTGAAGAGACTGCAAACCTATACATAGATTCAAGCTTTTTATACATATTCTCTTTATACTTAGTTTCAGGCAAATCATCTATGAGTGTTCGTTTGCTTATCTCATCTGATTTTGAGTAGAGAAGCAAAGTATCGCTCTTTAAATCATCTCTACCTGCCCTTCCAATCTCTTGAAAATAACTCTCTATCGTTTTTGGTAAGCTTGTATGTAAAACAAATCTTATATTGCTTTTATCTATACCCATTCCAAATGCTATGGTAGCAACTATGATCTTTACTCTTTCATTTTTAAAATCATCAAAAATTTCATCTCTTACATCAGGTGTAAGCCCCGCGTGATAAGATGCACTATTAAAACCTTTACTATTTAGATATTCAGATAACTTTTCCGTCTCTTTTCTCGTAAAACAGTAGATGATGCCACACTCATCTTTGTGAATATTTAAAAATGAAACTATCTGATCTTTTGCATCTCCTACTCTTTTTTGACATCTGATTATTAGATTATCCCTTTTTGTAGGAACTCTAAGCAGTGCTCTTTTGTCAATTTTCAAAGTCTCTAAAATGTCATTTTCAGTCTCTTTTGTAGCAGTTGCAGTAAAAGCGGCAATGTTTACACCTCTAAACCACTCTTTTAAATATTTTAATCTTCTGTAGTCATCTCTAAACTCATGTCCCCACTCACTGACACAGTGAGCTTCATCTATGACAATGAAGTTTATTTTAACTCTTTGTAAAGTTGCTATAAAAAAATCATTAAATCTTTCAGGAGCGACATATAAAAATTTCAACTCTCCATTTAAAAGAGAGTTTAAAACTAAACTGTTTTGTTCATTTGTTTGCGAAGAGCTTAACATCTGGGCATTTATGCCATTTAATCTAAGTGAAGTAACTTGATCTTGCATTAGTGCAATAAGTGGAGAGATTACAATGGTTGTACCATCCATCATAAGGCTTGGCAATTGATAGATCAAAGATTTCCCGCCACCTGTCGGCAGGACTACCAGAACATCTTCTCTTTTTAAAATTCTATTAATAGCCTCTTTTTGAATCGGTCTGAAACTATCAAAACCAAATACATCTTTTAGTAACTTTTGCATTTAATTTTACTTTTATTATATTATTTATTGTTTTGTTATCTAAATTTAAAAATAATTAATATGCTTAAAATCAAAAGAAGTGGTATTATAATAATAAATAAAGCTTTTTTTAAACTATTTTTATTATTTTTAGATTCTAAATATTCATTAATATTTGAATTGTATATAAATTTATGATAGTCTTGATCAATATTCTTCTCTTTTTGATTTAACACAGCTAAGATTATATCACAAGATATTCCAAAAAATTTATAATTATTAATTTCAAAAATAAACTTCCCTACTATATTGTCTTTTGTGTCTTGTATTAATAGATATGTCCAACTTAAAGGGTGTCTATATAAACTATGACTATCTTTCTGAAATTTTAGTTCTGAAATTTTATATTTCGTATTATTTATTTTTATATAATCATCACTGATAGTTAATTGCCTATATTTTTTTAGACTTATAAATGCTGGTATGAAATTGATATAAATAAAAATTTGAAACAATATCCATGTAATAGTTATTATAAAGATACTAGCAAAAGTACTTACATAGTTATATGTATCATTTTTTTGACATTCAAGAAAAGAAACAATAAGTATAAGTAGTATAAATGCCAAATATGATTTGAAGGTGAGAGTTTTTGTTAATATTTTATAGATTGGCTGTTTATAAAATAAAACTATTTCGTTGTCGGCTTTCAAATCAGTATTTCCTTTTACATAACAACTGAGTACAAAAATATGTTACTTGTATTTGTACTCTTTTAAGTTCTGTAATAGTAACAAAACTTGCTTAGTAAAGATAATATAATATTTACTGATTTTTCTTATGATTTTATATAAATACTCTAAATAAAGTAGAAAACTTGCTTTTTAAACTCAAATCTATTTTTCACTTTGATTTTGTTATAATTATTAAAAATGTAAGATGCAGAGGAGAAGGTTATGCAAACTCTGACTATAAATATTGAAGATGGTTTTTTAGAAGACTTTTTAGCTATTGTTGAACATTACAAAGATAAAATCCACATTCAAAAAGATAAAAATTTAGAATATGATCCATATTTTTATGAAAGACAAAAACAACTTCAACAAGATGTTAAAGATATCGATAGTGGTAAAATAGAGTTATTATCTCAAAAACAATATGAAAAAGAGATGGATAATTTTTTTGCAGAATTAAAATCTAAATATGAAAATTAATCGTTCAAGAAGATATACAAATAATCTTTTTAAAATTTTAGAATATATTGCAAAAGATAAAATCAGTGCAAGTGAAAACTTTAAAAATGAACTCGATCAACTAATAGATAACCTACCAAACTTTCCATTTAAATACAGAAAATCAAAATATTTTAATAACAAAAATATTAGAGATATGATTTACAAAGGTTATACTATAGTTTATAGAGTTAATTTACCAAAAAATAGAATCGATATAATTAACATATTTAATAAAAATAAACCACCACTTAAAAATAATAACAAAACATAAAACTCTCAAAAGGAACAACTTGCTTTTTGAACTCAAAAGTGACTTTAAGCCGTCAGGTGATCAACCACAGGCTATTAAACTCTTAACCAACTCAATAGAAGCGGGAAATCGTTACCAAACACTTCTTGGTGTAACAGGTAGCGGAAAGACCTTTACAATGGCGCAGATTATTCAAAAGCTGCAGATGCCTACACTTATTATGACGCATAACAAAACTCTTGCCGCACAGCTGTATAGCGAATTTAAAGGCTTCTTTCCAAACAATCACGTTGAATACTTTATAAGCTACTATGATTACTATCAACCAGAAGCCTACATTCC contains:
- the recQ gene encoding DNA helicase RecQ; this encodes MQKLLKDVFGFDSFRPIQKEAINRILKREDVLVVLPTGGGKSLIYQLPSLMMDGTTIVISPLIALMQDQVTSLRLNGINAQMLSSSQTNEQNSLVLNSLLNGELKFLYVAPERFNDFFIATLQRVKINFIVIDEAHCVSEWGHEFRDDYRRLKYLKEWFRGVNIAAFTATATKETENDILETLKIDKRALLRVPTKRDNLIIRCQKRVGDAKDQIVSFLNIHKDECGIIYCFTRKETEKLSEYLNSKGFNSASYHAGLTPDVRDEIFDDFKNERVKIIVATIAFGMGIDKSNIRFVLHTSLPKTIESYFQEIGRAGRDDLKSDTLLLYSKSDEISKRTLIDDLPETKYKENMYKKLESMYRFAVSSKCRHKMIAEYFGDEVETCESRCDNCIDEDRELIDITIESQKFLSAILRAGEKFGFTYIVDVLRGSNRKKILELGHNKLSVYGIGADLSKKQWGVVFDKLLDIEAIVQDEFKVLKITNIGKQILKKELSVTILKDDFEEKKSFEGYDSSETKDENFEKFRELRNLLAKVDGVPAYIIFSDKTLLEISKKLPQIEDEFLKISGVGAVKFEKYGKEFLELSKEIKSSMPKELSATYMQTLKLIDEKRGIEDIAVIRELRIQTILGHVNKLFENGYIDEAKKEELLEPLRKNFPKDFKDWIEKRMEKNSLDEIIENIHFYRWLYG
- a CDS encoding type II toxin-antitoxin system RelE/ParE family toxin; this encodes MKINRSRRYTNNLFKILEYIAKDKISASENFKNELDQLIDNLPNFPFKYRKSKYFNNKNIRDMIYKGYTIVYRVNLPKNRIDIINIFNKNKPPLKNNNKT